In a genomic window of Pseudoliparis swirei isolate HS2019 ecotype Mariana Trench chromosome 20, NWPU_hadal_v1, whole genome shotgun sequence:
- the stard13b gene encoding stAR-related lipid transfer protein 13 isoform X5, whose product MMKISQIEAKEACDWLRAAGFPQYAQLFEDSQFPIDITPVKRDHDFLDKDLVEPLCRRLNTLNKCASMKLDVNLPKRKSEDSDEEDLFAISDKWTFEWSSRRWSRLQDIDCLLGNPGEGQTSGDDVPLRTTTSSESVLTDLSEPEISSLHSESSGGSGHRGLSTEDSDCSNRTGSDTAAMPDSTSLTMPHIHKEIAHYSSLPDNHSKISRVCAKDFLKRMETLRSRGSVGRGRKTLDISSPVLQQEGQTLKTLKCVEIINGDGGAPEIPSNKAQTGSDGSSHSSGSAVSTPSLKERKPHRADYKRSGMYLEDIDIFSGTKGNEVAQQNRRNEFCSYEDLVVHIPKDHKPGTFPKALSIESLSPTNGASFNWHTGSRHLDSPLISCRKESRPVTQYCSRGSRISVYDNVPGSHLYASTGDLIDLEKEDLFPHLDDILLHVNGLQQIVDCWSKNVLPVSEGLAQMDGEREHTGGLQSSSQITLDFEGNSVTESQTTPSHGDRDRVSLAETECTILRERRDSGVGASLTRPNRLRWPSFQIANRLSHSVASLQITNQSAGQLSLLQRFSLLRLTAIMEKYSMSNKHGWTWSVPKFMKRMKIPDYKDKNVFGVPLIVHVQRSGQPLPLGLQQALRYLRSQCLDQVGLFRKSGVKSRIQALRQMNENSPDNVNYEDQSAYDVADMVKQFFRDLPEPLLTSKLGETFLHIYQYVPKDQRLQAVQAAIMLMSDENREVLQTLLCFLSDVTSSVEENQMTPMNIAVCLAPSLFHLNILKKDNLSPRAMQKKYATGRPDQKDLNENLAATQGLAHMIIECNRLFEIPHEMVTQSRNSYVEADLHAPTIEELCKHLEDSDGTYQTHMEGRLQSQLKETREKSKYWVSCSSSHNTELSYKKVGDGNPLRRWRVSVEVEAPPSVVLNRVLRERHLWDVDLLQWKVCETLDKQTEVFQYVLNRMPPHPSRDFVVLRSWRTDLPKGACSLVSVSIERDCPPVGGVRAIVLESNYLLEPCGSGKSKLTHICRVDLKGRTPDWYNKAFGHLCAAEAARIRNSFQPLITDGPETKI is encoded by the exons ATGATGAAAATATCCC AAATTGAGGCCAAAGAGGCGTGTGACTGGCTGCGGGCAGCAGGATTTCCCCAGTATGCTCAACTCTTTGAAG attcCCAGTTCCCCATCGACATCACTCCTGTGAAAAGAGACCATGACTTTCTGGACAAAGATCTTGTGGAACCTCTGTGCAG gCGACTCAACACCTTGAACAAGTGTGCCTCTATGAAACTTGACGTGAACCTTCCGAAGAGGAAA AGTGAAGACTCTGATGAAGAAGACCTGTTTGCTATCAGTGACAAATGGACTTTTGAGTGGAGCAGCCGGCGTTGGTCCAGGTTACAGGACATTGACTGTCTGCTGGGAAACCCCGGAGAGGGTCAGACCTCCGGGGACGACGTGCCTCTGAGAACCACCACCAGCAGCGAGAGTGTTCTGACGGACCTCTCGGAGCCGGAGATCTCTTCTCTGCACAGTGAGAGCAGCGGGGGCAGCGGCCACAGGGGCCTCAGCACAGAGGACTCCGACTGCTCCAACCGCACCGGCTCCGATACTGCAGCAATGCCAGACTCTACTTCGCTCACAATGCCTCACATCCACAAAGAAATTGCTCACTACAGCTCACTCCCTGATAATCACAGCAAGATAAGCCGCGTCTGTGCCAAAGACTTCCTAAAGCGCATGGAGACGCTGCGCTCCCGAGGATCTGTGGGAAGGGGTCGTAAAACGTTGGACATCAGCTCTCCGGTGCTTCAGCAGGAGGGCCAGACACTGAAGACACTGAAGTGTGTCGAGATCATAAATGGAGATGGAGGGGCTCCAGAAATACCGTCCAACAAAGCCCAGACCGGTAGTGATGGAAGCAGCCATTCCAGTGGCAGCGCCGTTAGCACCCCCAGCCTGAAAGAGCGTAAACCCCACCGGGCTGACTACAAGCGCAGCGGCATGTATTTAGAGGACATTGACATCTTCTCAGGCACCAAAGGGAATGAAGTCGCACAACAAAACCGCAGAAATGAATTCTGCTCTTATGAAGACCTGGTGGTCCACATTCCCAAAGACCACAAGCCAGGAACCTTCCCCAAAGCACTGTCCATAGAGAGCCTGTCCCCCACCAATGGGGCCTCTTTCAACTGGCACACAGGCAGCAGGCACTTGGACTCCCCACTGATTTCATGTCGGAAGGAATCCAGGCCTGTGACCCAGTACTGCTCTCGAGGCAGCCGCATCAGTGTGTACGATAACGTCCCTGGCTCGCATCTGTACGCCAGTACTGGAGACCTGATAGACCTGGAGAAGGAGGACCTGTTCCCTCACCTGGATGATATCTTGCTGCATGTCAATGGTCTACAGCAGATAGTGGACTGCTGGTCGAAGAATGTGTTGCCTGTCAGTGAAGGGTTGGCACAGATGGACGGTGAAAGAGAACATACAGGAGGCCTTCAGTCCTCGAGTCAGATCACATTGGACTTTGAGGGAAACTCTGTCACGGAAAGCCAGACCACACCGAGTCATGGGGACAGAGACAGAGTATCACTTGCGGAGACAGAATGCACAATCCTCAGGGAAAGGAGGGACTCTGGAGTAGGTGCTTCACTCACAAGACCTAATCG GTTACGATGGCCCAGCTTTCAGATAGCTAATCGCCTTAGCCACTCAGTGGCATCACTGCAGATCACCAACCAGTCAGCGGGCCAGCTGAGCTTGCTGCAGAGGTTTTCTCTGCTGCGCCTTACTGCAATCATGGAGAAGTACTCCATGTCCAACAAGCATGGCTGGACCTG GTCGGTGCCAAAGTTTATGAAGAGAATGAAGATACCAGACTATAAGGATAAGAATGTGTTCGGAGTGCCGCTGATAGTGCATGTGCAGCGTTCTGGCCAGCCGTTGCCCCTCGGCCTGCAGCAGGCCCTGCGCTACCTGAGGAGCCAGTGTCTTGACCAG GTGGGTCTCTTTCGTAAATCAGGGGTGAAGTCTCGAATTCAAGCCCTCAGGCAGATGAATGAGAATTCTCCAGACAATGTGAACTATGAGGACCAGTCTGCCTATGATGTGGCTGACATGGTGAAGCAGTTCTTCAGGGATCTCCCTGAGCCTCTGCTCACCAGCAAGCTGGGGGAGACCTTCCTCCATATCTACCAAT ATGTGCCAAAGGACCAAAGGTTGCAAGCTGTCCAGGCAGCCATCATGCTGATGTCAGACGAAAACCGAGAGGTTCTGCAGACGTTGCTCTGTTTCCTCAGCGATGTCACTTCCTCTGTGGAAGAAAACCAGATGACACCCATGAACATCGCTGTGTGTCTGGCCCCCTCCCTCTTTCACCTCAACATACTCAAGAAAGACAATCTCTCGCCAAG GGCCATGCAGAAGAAGTATGCCACTGGCAGACCGGACCAGAAGGATCTGAATGAAAACTTAGCAGCAACACAGGGCCTTGCTCATATGATCATAGAGTGCAACCGTCTCTTTGAG ATCCCTCATGAGATGGTTACTCAGTCGCGTAATTCATACGTGGAGGCTGACTTGCATGCACCAACAATTGAGGAGTTGTGCAAGCATCTGGAGGACAGCGATGGAACGTACCAAACTCACATGGAGGGGAGACTTCAGAGCCAGCTCAAAGAGACCCGGGAGAAGTCCAAATACTGGGtgtcctgcagcagctctcatAACACAGAGCTCTCCTACAAGAAG GTGGGAGACGGGAACCCTTTGAGACGCTGGCGAGTGTCCGTGGAGGTGGAAGCCCCACCGTCTGTAGTTTTGAACCGCGTGCTACGAGAGCGCCACCTGTGGGATGTGGACCTGCTGCAGTGGAAAGTGTGTGAGACACTGGACAAGCAGACAGAGGTGTTTCAGTATGTCCTCAATCGCATGCCCCCTCATCCCAGCAGGGACTTTGTAGTCCTCAG ATCATGGAGGACCGACTTGCCCAAAGGCGCATGCTCCCTGGTTTCTGTGTCAATAGAGCGTGATTGTCCTCCTGTTGGAGGAGTTCGAGCGATAGTCCTGGAGTCCAACTACCTGCTGGAGCCCTGCGGCTCAGGAAAGTCCAAACTAACTCACATCTGCAGAGTAGACTTGAA GGGAAGGACTCCAGACTGGTACAACAAAGCCTTTGGTCACCTTTGTGCCGCAGAAGCTGCCCGGATACGCAACTCCTTTCAGCCGCTAATCACAGACGGCCCAGAGACCAAAATCTGA